The DNA window GATGGGAAATAGGCAGTTGAGCCTGGCTTCACACTCTGCAACCCTGCCCTGACTGTGAGGGAAGATGGACTTGTGTTCCTTTGGACTTTATCAAGCTGGCCCAAGTTCTCACCATGATTTTTACCTCCCCTTTGGAACTGAAACCCCTGAGCACAGCCTGTAAGCAGCACTGACCTAGGCTATGTGTCCTCCTGGCATGTGCCCAAGCCTGTCTTTAATTGCATCAACTGGCAAGGAGAACAATGGTCATTGTATTTCATTGTTTCCACACCTGGATGCTCACACAATGGTCATGCAAGGAGAGACAATTGGGAGCATCAGAGGCCTCCCAATCCCTTTGGATAGAGTGGATGCTGAGTCAGGTCTGCTGCATACCCTTTGCCTTCTCTCAACCACCCCGAGAGGCAAGAATTATAAACTCAGGTTTACAGGTGAGCAAACCAAGGGTCCTTCCTGGATCAGTCAGACTTTGCATGGATTATGCAGCTACACTAAGCCTGAAGTGGAACCCTGGGATCCCATTCAGCTTTGTGGCTCTGCACAAATTGATTCCCTTCTCCAGAGTTCCAGTTTCCTCGCAGGAAAAATTTACACCAGCTCTATTGTCTATTGCCAGTATTCTGTGGCCCTCAATCCCTTCAGGACCTCTGTGGCTCTGGATTTTGGTACAAGGCAGGTGTTCATGGGTATGGCCCTAGTAAATGAAAGTGTGATTAAGTACCACTAACCTAGGTTGTGTGTTTTTATGTGAGGAGGTGTCACTGCTCCTGTTTCCTCTCCTCAACTATAGGACAGGTAGCTCCTGCTTTCTGAAACCAAGCCAAATTGGGACAGACTTACAGACACCAGCCTCCGAGCAGGTGAGGCTCCCATCTTCAGGCACCATGTGGGCATTGTAGCGCTGGCTGGTCAACACCTCTGTCATCTCTCCAGCCTTCTGGCGCTCCCCCATCTTGGTCTTCAGGAAAACCCCAAAGCCAATATCAGCTCCATCAGATGAGAATTGCCACCTATGAGGGGAGAGGTTGCTGCTCAGTCTGATAGGTATTGAGGGGTTAGGGCCAAACTGGGGGTGGGACTGTGGCCTCTCCCTACCTGAGGACACAGCCTGGAAACAGGATCTCATATTCCACCTGGTGTGAGGAGCCACGGCTGATCTGCACTGAGTGTTCATACTGAGTCTTCACCTGGTCCCGCACGTACATGGACTTGGGGATCTCCCCACCATAGTTGATCTGCAGACATAGGATGGGAGGGGCTTGCTCCCCTCTCCTGGCCACTGTTCATGCTGTTTCTCTGGCCTGTGACAATGTCCCCTCTCCAGGAAGTATCCTGCTCATCCTGTCCCCACCTTGCATTCCCCTGAAGCTTTTCTTGACCCCCCAAGCTGGGCCAGGGCCTCCTTTGGGAGCTTTCATCTCTAGCTGATCCTTCTGGGCCAAAATTCCCTTATTTTCTGTTTGCCTACACAGCTTCTCAGAACCCTCATAAAGGCAGGGCTGAAGCTGTCCAGCTCAACACCTGGTCTCTACACACCAGTGTCTATGCACACATATCTGTGGAATGAACAAGTGAGAAAGGAACCCAGCCCTACTCCCTAACCCTGCCCTGTCCTTGAGTTCATTGTACCTTGGTTAAGCACTTGGGGTTCCCATCTGGGTCAGTcatggttcccccaaaatgggcaggCAGTTCCTCAGGACTGATGAGTTTCAGCAAACCTTCCTTCCAGCTGTCTAGGGGCAGGGAGATTAAAGGGTGGTTACCAACCACAGAGAGAACCAATCAGCCTCCTACACCCTCCAGGATGCCACAAACTTGCTTCTCCAAACTCTATAGGAGCTAGGCTGCCAGGGCCAACTCCCCAGCCTCTTAGGCCTCAGCTGTAGGAAGTGTCTTTCCCAGCATCTTGTTGCTTTGGAAATGTCTTCTCATTGGCTTACAGGTTTGCACATTCTTCAAGGTCTCCCAGTTATGAGCAGTAAAGCTAAAAGTTGTTCAATTGTATCAAggagactttaattttttaaattatttattgattgattttcatagtgctggagattgaaaccaagggtgctctatcactgaacaacttccccaaatcttttttttttttgagacagtatccTGTTAAACTGTAGAGGgtggcctctaacttgcaattatcctgtctcagtctcccaagaagctgggataataggcatgtgtcactatgCCCAGCTCTCAAGGAGACTTTAAAGACCTATGAGGACCAGGACCTTGTTGAGGTCCTCATCAACTCATTCAGTGATTAAGTCAAACCTCTTGGTGGGGGATGGGCAGCTCTGAGCCTTTGGAGGGACTCCTAGCCCCTTAATCACCACAACCATAGTGTATAATGCATAGTGCCAATTACTGTCATTTATATTCTATGCAAAGCTCCAAGAGttctaagtcctggggtgatgccATGCTCAGTCCTATGGCTAATTCAGGCTAACCCCCATGGTCAGAGGATATTCCTTCCGTCCAGTGGGATAAGGGCAAATACCATAATGCCTGGAACACTAGGGCCAAAGGCACTGAGCCTCTGGGACACCAATAGGGGCAGAGTGTGGAAGTAACCCACACTGCTCGGGATGtggcaggtttcaaaggcaagagTCTGGGGCTATCAAAACAGGCTATCTTGTGATCCACTGCTTATCCTAATGGAACTGGGTAGAGGCAGAAACTTGGGTattgaaaaggaagagaaagtaaGAATTTACAGGACCTCCACATCTACTCTTAGGTCCTCAGTTTTCCTGAAACCTGACCATTTTGCTTGGTAGATGTTATCCTCCAAGTTCAGGGTCATTAGTTTGAGTTTATGAGccatttctcttctttctctcactctgtcacttaaaaaaattattgtctTTCCTACTTGTAAAATACATTAAAACTTAGaaacagaaaaatacaaataataacatTAAATACATGATGTCTTGCCACCAACAAATCAATATTCAGCTGGGTACAATGGTACaaacccataatcccagctactcaggagactgaggcaagagtgttgcaagtttgaggtcagcctgagtAACTAAACTAggtcctgtcttaaaaaaaaaaaaaaaaaaaaagggctagagacataactcagttgtagagcatccctgggttcaatccccaggactgaaaaaaaataaatattgtgttGTACTcccttctaggaaaaaaatatgtgtatttaacatatatttatttgtttgtttgtttgttttggtacctgggattgaaccgaaGGGTGCTTAAGCAGTGggacacatccccagctcttttttgtatttatttagagaagatatctcactgagttgtttagagccttgctaagttgttgaggctggatttgaacttgcaatcctcctgcctcagccttctaagccattacaaatgtgtgccaccatgccaagcCAAGGTACActtgtttttataaaaataagattTTACTGTCCACACCACTTTATAAATACTTTTGTTTTTTCACTTATTGACATTTCCTATGACATTAAATATTCACTCACAGCATTATTTTTCAtggcttcccataattcatcaaaTGACTGCATCACTGCTTATTTATACAGTCTTTTTTTATGGTATTGTGTGAGAGGccttgaacttataatcctcttgcctcagctttctgatagctgggattacaggtgtgcattaccATATACAGCCAATCCCTTCTTATTGGACCTTCCTTCTCTGAATCATAGCTGCTCTTCTTGTTCTTCTTTCTCATCTTCCTCAGTCTAGGGTGCCTTTAGAAGCAATGAGGTTGTGAGTGTTGAAAGAAAACTGAGGCCCATAGACCAGAGGTTGACTTGCAACCAGACTGAAACTGATAAGGTATTGTGTGTGGATGCTTTATTCACCAAAGGGGTAGGTCACCGAATAGACTCCATAGGGTAAGATCCACTTATCCACTCACTTTTGGGAACAGGAGACTTGACTCTAGGTGAAGTATCAAGTTCTGAATGGGGTTATGGACCAATCTCACTTCAAAGCTCATGTACAGGATTCAGGGAATGGCGGTAGAACAACTTACTTCCCAACACTATAATTTTTCTGCGAGTGTCCTCACTCAGGAAGGGCTTCATGAGGTTGTAGCCCACAGGGAAGAGTTTCGTGGCTGGAGAGATACAAATAAGGAGAAAAGAATATCTTTGGCCCACTCTTCCCATAATGCTTATAGTTGATGATATAGAAGAGTCATATTATTAACCTGGCCAGTTCTAAGGCCCTTCACTCAATAAACCACCCAACCCATCAGTCAGCCAGTCAACAAACAGCCAATTAACCAATCATTTAATCTATTAACCACCCATCCAACTAACAAAAGAGGCAAACATCCAACCTCCTAATCAGCCACACATTTGGTCAACTAATAAACCAGTCAACCAAGTATCCAACAACAAATAGTCTAACAATTCACCTTCTGATCATCCAACCAACCATCCAACCTACTGAATAGTCAAATTATCACCTAGAAAATCAGCCAGACAGCAAACCAACCAGCCAACTGAATAACAACTGAACCACACAACCATTTGTTCTCTCCAGTCAGCCAACCGTCCAAGATGAGCCAACTAACCACCCTGCCAACCAGCCACCCAAACAACCAATCAACCAAAATTATTGTCTTTCCTACTTGCAAAATTAATGCATATTGttattaaaatttagaaaaacagaaaacaaactctCTCAATCAAGCTGACAACTGACTCTCCAACCAACCACTAATTGGTCAACAAATTGGGTAACCAACTGACTGGTCAACTGCATAACCAACTAAGCAGCCCAATTAACAAACAATCAAGCAACCATTCACTATATACCCATCCTTCCATCTACCACATACCCCAATAACAACTATCCAAATACATAGTGAAAACCCCCCACAGTGCCAGGTCTGTACGGAATACAACAGAAGTATAGATTCAGAGGTCTAGCCCTCAAGGACAGATAAGTTGGCcagggaaatagaagaagcacatCTAAGAATAGAGGCTCCCAAAGGCAACAAACCAGAAAGGCAAAATTGCTGGAGGTAGCTGGGAAAGGAGAGATCACTGTGGGTTAGAGCTGCTTCCTATGACAGGAAGGCCACCTGTAGAAATTACCACTTATTGCACACTTACTGTATGCCAGGGATTTATGAGCAGCCAAGCCACCACCAACCTGCCTCACAAGAACCTTGGGACAAGGGCACTGTTATCATCCTCATGGTCCTGATGAAGAAATGGAGGCACAGATGAGTGAAGTCAGTTGCCACACACCTTTCACGATGAGCATGAATTTCAATCTCTCTGGGTAATTTTCTTCAAGGAGGCCAAAAAACTGCAGAACCAAGAAAACCCCATCAGGGATCATGCTTCATCTTTTCTTATACTCATCTCCTTTTCGATCTCCTTTATGGAAGTTTAAGAGGGCTCTAGAGGGTATTCCTTCTTGTCCTCACCTTAACTGGCCTCTATGGGGGACCTTCCTTCTCAAGACTGTTATAACCACACTCTAATAACAAGTATATGATAATTTTAAGAGTAAATGTTAcagtaaaatataataatatatataataatagtaaggatTGCTTTTTAGGAAATATTCACAATTTACCCAGCACTATGTATATACTTTATATAGCAACTTACTGTGGTAACCCTACATCACTATCCCCACTTGGGAGGTGAGGAAACAGAAGCATGAGGAAGTGAACTGACTTGTCTGAGTCTCAGTGCGTAGCACAACAGGGCTGGGAAGAGTGGGCTGGAAGTTGGCCCCTGGGATCTAAATATAGCATTGTCCCTGAGTTTTGCTCTATGGAATCTTTTGGGAAGCATGTTTAAGACCCTTTGGGTTCCAAGTGGCAGTGATGGCATCTAGGAGGGCAACCATTTTTTGCTAATCTTTGGCTCTGAGTGAACATCAAGGTCGTAGCAGGCCAAATCGGCTGTCCAATCAAGTCAGAGGAGTGTGCCCATAGGCCTTCTTCTCACCTCCTGGTACACTTCCACCAAAGGTTTCCAGAAGTGTTTCAGTCCCAGGCCTTCACAGTCAAATATCATCACAATGGTTTCAATCTTCTTCCCCAGCTGTGAAAGATGAACAAAAAGTTCCAGGGCTCAGGGTGCAGAATTGGGAGATGGTAACCCAAGCACATGACTCTTCAAGCTTCTTGCAGTACCCCACTCTATCAGCAGAGGAGCAAGGTAGACAAGAGTGAATGAATTTCCTcactcatccatccattcacccaaCCATAGATCAATTCTCACAGAAATCCATTTATTTTACTCACCCAGTATATCAATTCTCCCATCAATCCATTTATCCTTCTACCTATCATCCATTCACCACCTAAACATCAGTTTTTCCACCAATCCATGTATCTATCCATCCTTCCACCCATGAACCAATTCTCCCATCAATCCacttatctatccatccatccatccttccatccattCATTTGTCCAACTGTTATTCATTAGGCTTTTATATTGTGCCAGACATTGAGAGTATAATGGATAATTCTTAATAATTCTCAGTTCTGGTCCTCAAAGAGTTTGTAATCTGATCAAGGAgatgaaaacaatgaaagcatccTAGTCCTGTGATGAGTGCTGTGATGGAATAGCCCAGCCCAGGGGTTTCTGGAACATAGAagaggtgttttgttttgttttgttttgttttgttttgtttttaaccctCCTGGGGCCTCAGAGAAGGCAATATCTAAGTTTGAGACTTAGGATAGATAAGAGAGAGCAAAGGAAAGTCTTAGGAGGCAGATGTGTTTGGTGGGGGAGGGAGTTATCCAGATAGAAGGAACAGCAAGAGCAAAGACTCAGAGGGAACAGCAATAATTACCATGGTTGAGAAATATATATTAGGCCTATGTGCTAAGCCATATACAGACTGCTCCAATTTGATAGCTACACTTCATGATTTTTTGACTTTACAGAAGTGCAAGACAACATGCATTCAGCAGAAACTGTATTTTGAATTTGATCTTTTCCCAAGCTGGTGATGCAGAATTCTCTCACAACGTCCAATTGCAGGCTGATGTACATGTTCTGAGCATGTTTAAGATGGGCTAGGATAAACTTTGATGTAGGGTGGGTATATTAAATGCTATTTGACTTATATTTTCTTATTACAAGGGGTCTAATCAGGAGGTAACCCTGTTGTAAATTAACAAGCATTTGTGCTTACATTATCTCATTTACTCTTTGTATCACTGTTTATTATTATCCCTGCTTTGtaggtgaagaaactgaggctcagagaggtgagaCCACTTCCCAGGGCCACACAGCTGGTAAGCTGCAGAACTGATGTTTGACCCAGGAGCTTTTGACTGTGATAGTAGACAGCAAAGACGTGTTCCTGAGGCCACACCCCGTGGCAGCCTCACCTGCCCCACCTGATCTGGGCCTCACCCTCTCTGTCTGCAGATCACACTCATGTAGGATACGCTCGCAGTCCCTCATCTTGGTCTTGAGCAGGTCTTGCTTGGTGATTGAGAAGAGTAGCCCCTTGGGGTCGAGTGGCCCAATGATGTCATACCACACTGGACAGCCATCACGATCATAGCCACACAGGCCCCCAGGCATGAACTTCTGGATCACCTATGCATGGAAAGGTGCACAGAACTTGACATTTTATACTTCTCTGGAGACCCCCTAGACCTGGCTGGCCAGTGGGGTCCAAGCTTATATCCACCACAGTGCAAAACACTGGTCCTCCTTTGGAAGGAGGCACTATTGTTCCAAATAAGAAAACCAGCATTCTGAAGAGGAGGAACTTGTTTGCACAAGATAAATAACTAATCCAGGGCTCAGCTGGGCCTAGCTCAAGGCCTCTGGAATCGttggttctttttttgtttgtttgtttgttttaattaattacacatgacatgacagtacaatgatcttgacatatcatacatttgaatctgatggggtataatttctcatttttctgaatgtacaggttgcagaatcacattggtcgtgcagtcacgtatatacatacagcaaaaataaagtctattttattctgctgtccttcctttcccctGGAATCGTTGGTTCTGTCCCCCAAATcttccacatccctttccatggagaGTAGTTGGGCTTAGTGATGGAGAATGTGGATTCTGGAGGTCAATAGATCTGGTTCATATACAGACCTAGCTTCTTCCCCACTGTGTGTCCTTGTGCAATTAAAACAACCTTTCTGAGTACAAGTGACATCACCTCTCTGAGTCTATTCTACCTCCTTTTGAAAAAGTCTCCAAAAAATATTGGAAAAAGTCTGGCCTGGAGCACATGCCCCACAAGTGGAGCTATGATCATTACTCAGTAGATTAATGACCATAACCCCAGTGGTGTCCCTGATCTTAACAGGACCTTTGTGGGCTGTTTCTTTTCCCACCCAAACAGGATGCTTTGAGTAAAGCCCTAGTGTGGAGGGGTGCAGAGGAACAAGCTAACCACAGCATTCAGAGATCCCCTGAGTTTAGGGAGCCAGAAGGGCCTGAGCTCAAATCCCAGTCCCACTCTGGGTCTCTGAGATTTGGGGAAAGTTGCTGAACATTTGCTGGGCCTCAgtgtccttatctgtaaaatggaaattacAGCACACATCTGATGGAGTTGTGATGTAAATGAGCTCATGCTTATAAATTCTTACCTCAGGCCTCAATCTTGTAAGGCCCCCTTATTACAAAAGAGGCGCCTTTAGGCCCAAGGAGTTCTAGAGGTTTCTCAGCCTTGCTCTCCACTCATGGTCCCCAGTGACTACAAGCTTCTTGGATGGTATGTCCATGAAAAACGGAGGTGTTTGGGGTGTGGATTTGACTCACCTCTGGGGGCTGCCAATCAAGGATGTGTTCAATGTCCATGGTCTTCCGGAACTCCATATGCTGAAAAGGAAAGAAGTGGTAAGGTCCCACCAGACTTCCAGCACACAGAGAAGGAGTTGAAAGTAGGGAATGAGGTATGGGTTGCCCCACATAAAACCTGTCCCCTGATCTCCAGAGGGGGTTGGTCACACCTTGCGGAGCATCGCCTCTGATTTCTGCAGGTCGAAATTCCGAGCTAAGGGAAgatggatggaaaaaaaaaaaaagatgtaaggtAGGACATAGACTGCCTTGCTTCTAGTCAGTGGAGGCCATGGGGGACGCTGGGGGCCTGGGTAGGACCTTATTTCCCTGACCTAGATCTGAACATAAGAAGCAAGATAGTATGGTCAGATCCTGAGAGCCATTTGTCATTCTGAAGCTATTGACCAGGCCTCACTTGCTGCCCCTCATTCTGAATTCCCCCACCTCTGCCCTCACCTCGGAGCCAACGAAGAAGGAAATAATCATCAGGGTTAGGCAGGGCTGGAAACACATCCTGGACATTTTCTCGAAACTGGGAAGAGAGATGCTGGTTAGAATTGTTCTCTCACGTTGGCCTTGGCtttcagacttaaagctcttgtgattgcccttccttcccttccacaTGGAGTCTGGCTCACACTGATGAAGGCAAAGGTTGATGGATGGATAGAAGGAGAGATGATC is part of the Callospermophilus lateralis isolate mCalLat2 chromosome 1, mCalLat2.hap1, whole genome shotgun sequence genome and encodes:
- the LOC143383291 gene encoding SEC14-like protein 3 isoform X1 translates to MSGRVGDLSPKQAETLAKFRENVQDVFPALPNPDDYFLLRWLRARNFDLQKSEAMLRKHMEFRKTMDIEHILDWQPPEVIQKFMPGGLCGYDRDGCPVWYDIIGPLDPKGLLFSITKQDLLKTKMRDCERILHECDLQTERLGKKIETIVMIFDCEGLGLKHFWKPLVEVYQEFFGLLEENYPERLKFMLIVKATKLFPVGYNLMKPFLSEDTRRKIIVLGNSWKEGLLKLISPEELPAHFGGTMTDPDGNPKCLTKINYGGEIPKSMYVRDQVKTQYEHSVQISRGSSHQVEYEILFPGCVLRWQFSSDGADIGFGVFLKTKMGERQKAGEMTEVLTSQRYNAHMVPEDGSLTCSEAGVYVLRFDNTYSFVHAKKVSFTVEVLLPDEGMQKYDEELTPV
- the LOC143383291 gene encoding SEC14-like protein 3 isoform X3 produces the protein MSGRVGDLSPKQAETLAKFRENVQDVFPALPNPDDYFLLRWLRARNFDLQKSEAMLRKHMEFRKTMDIEHILDWQPPEVIQKFMPGGLCGYDRDGCPVWYDIIGPLDPKGLLFSITKQDLLKTKMRDCERILHECDLQTERLGKKIETIVMIFDCEGLGLKHFWKPLVEVYQEFFGLLEENYPERLKFMLIVKATKLFPVGYNLMKPFLSEDTRRKIIVLGSNWKEGLLKLISPEELPAHFGGTMTDPDGNPKCLTKINYGGEIPKSMYVRDQVKTQYEHSVQISRGSSHQVEYEILFPGCVLRWQFSSDGADIGFGVFLKTKMGERQKAGEMTEVLTSQRYNAHMVPEDGSLTCSEAGVYVLRFDNTYSFVHAKKVSFTVEVLLPDEGMQKYDEELTPV
- the LOC143383291 gene encoding SEC14-like protein 3 isoform X2 — translated: MSGRVGDLSPKQAETLAKFRENVQDVFPALPNPDDYFLLRWLRARNFDLQKSEAMLRKHMEFRKTMDIEHILDWQPPEVIQKFMPGGLCGYDRDGCPVWYDIIGPLDPKGLLFSITKQDLLKTKMRDCERILHECDLQTERLGKKIETIVMIFDCEGLGLKHFWKPLVEVYQEFFGLLEENYPERLKFMLIVKATKLFPVGYNLMKPFLSEDTRRKIIVLGSKFWKEGLLKLISPEELPAHFGGTMTDPDGNPKCLTKINYGGEIPKSMYVRDQVKTQYEHSVQISRGSSHQVEYEILFPGCVLRWQFSSDGADIGFGVFLKTKMGERQKAGEMTEVLTSQRYNAHMVPEDGSLTCSEAGVYVLRFDNTYSFVHAKKVSFTVEVLLPDEGMQKYDEELTPV